In Macrobrachium nipponense isolate FS-2020 chromosome 13, ASM1510439v2, whole genome shotgun sequence, the DNA window TCAGTCACCCAGGGCTTTAGACTGTGAAAACATGctgttggagtggttggacagcgagactGAAGGAAGGACATGGACTGGAGGTAGAGTATTTAGCTAAGATGCCTACGGTATACCCCATAGCTCTGACGGTATTACACCTCTCCACGAGGCATCATTAGTAATAACGCAAGTTTTGTATTCCCCGTCACGATTCAATGTTTACAGGATCAACCGCATCAATAATGGGAGAAGCTTGAAAATAAGGAATGACTATTACAATTAATGATAAATTATGCCTCGCCAGACAAATGCATTTGTTCGTAACCTTTTTATCTTTGCCTTTTGACATCTCTTACCAGcgtctggatctctctctctctctctctctctctctctctctctgctagattCTCGGTTCGTGATTATTCACCCATCGGAAGAATGTCTCCATTTTCCCACGGCGGGACGGGAAAGCCGAAATGTTCAGAAATTCCCTCCGGAGCCTCGATCAGAACTCCATCGGATGTCCTTTTCGCTGGGATTTACTCTCCTGCATTCGTTCTCAGTTCCGATAACCGTGTTGCAAGGCTGGGAGTGGGTGGGGTTGCCTGTGGGCTTTTGGGGTGGTCGACTTGTGGGGAGGAAGAGGTTGCTGGTTGGGTGAGGCGAGTTGGTGGGGGAGCGGGTTGCAGGTTGCAGGTAGGttgttggaggagagagaggttgcggGTTAGGGGTTAGGGTAAGTAGGTGGGTGAGGGGTCGCAGGTTGGGGGGGAGGAGTAAGAGGTTACGGGTTGTGGGTTGGTGGGGTTTTGTGAGGTTGGGACTCGGTTGGGTGAGGCGGTCGGTTGGGGGGAGGTGGAAGAGGTTACGGGTGGGGAATGGTGAGTAGGTGAAGGGGATTTTGTGTGTTAGGGGGCTTTGCAAGGTTGGGAGTGGTCGATGAGgtttcggggggaggggggcctgTTGGGGGAAGAACAGACGACAATGGCATTTGGGCAATGACAAATGGCACTGTCGCGTTGGATTGGGACCGTGAATAAATCGTTGAAAACCTTTTTTATTCGGcttttaacaatttttacttaaaaGTCGCATTTGAAAAAGGGGGAGGCTCCGAGTGGCTGAAAGGGGATATTTTTAGACAGTGGTAAATAAAAGAGGACGTTGCATTGGTGAATCATCGAGCTCGTCAATGCAATGAAATTATTTCCTTTTGATGTCTTTCTCTGTAAGTTTAGATCTCCCGGCCTCTATCGTCATTTTGAGGTCATTCCTAGTAAACTTATCAGGATTCCTTATGTCAAAACTTGGGGACATTGTATCAAAAAGCTCcttaaaaatttatcattgtttaaaaattattcaaaaatttcTAAGACTTACAATAGCTTCTTGCTTATATTTTGGGTCTTGTAATTATTGGAACAGCCCTTTTCATCTTCGTTTGActttcaattttctctctctctctctctctctctctctctctctctctctctctctctctctctctctctctctgaagtctgCGAATTATCAAATTTTGATTTAAGGTCCGTACTATACGTAACATAAATTTTGTTGATGGTAATTTTTTTCGGCTTTCTACGTCCGGGTAAAAAGTGAAAAGAccagtacaaaaaataaaaaataaaaaaaattaaaacatcctTTTATGAACTGAAAATTGGATGGAAAATTGAGTAAATGCAATTACCATTCCAACACTGGCCTCTCTTCTGGCGCACAGCTGAATATTCAGGTATATGACAAGCACCATATAGTCAGGGCAGTACCTAGTCATATGCACTAAAACTGTACGATCATATCATCTACTCGGACagaaatactatatattacaaattCAAACATTTGTAAGGGGATCTTGAGAGACACGGTTACGTTTGGCTCAGCATAGGTGGGAttctatatctgtatatttatcaATGCTGGTTGGCTGTTATAGTAGTTAGTGTCATGGAATgctactcagatgtcgcgggttcacATCTCCCcaagggcaatgaaaaatcactagctctttatcatgatcagttactgctgaaatgtggggtctgcggtaggaagttgaaaccaacattctttggaagcttggattttaaatcagtggcccctgtgtgccttttccatgtgaataggtttcatctgctgatatgataataatatctatGAATGAATCTTTCGaaacatagaaaataataattgtgacttattattattattattattgaaagatattactGCATTAGCTGCATTTACTTGTAgctagtcttctctatttttttctaataactactTTCTTTTGCTATTGCAAACTGCAAAGTATTGCGGCGATATGGTTGCCACCAACCAATGAAATATCAGCAGTCGGTTGACTCCCTACTGACCTACctctatatattgagtagatcctgccAGCATCTACAGTCCTGCTTCCACGGACCACTGGACCGTGCGTGatatgctcggatgataccgagagaaacgttggccaccaCAAGAATTTGACTAACCCCAACATTGActtttaccttgatttttttatttatttatttactttctgtaataaataaattttaatgtaacagtatccctgaaattgactcatgatgaatcatatcggcgcaatactcgccagttgttaTAGGcaacagcaatatctttcaataatacttattTGAAAGAGGATCTCCTTCCaaagcatcattattattattattattattattattattattatttattattattattattattattattattattattaaaagaaggaCTAGCCTTCACCAATCATGGAAATGCTTTTGCTATTTTTCTTCCACATCATCCCTTGTCCGTATCTCGTTCTTTTTAACCTCTCCCTTTCTTTGATTCTCTGCTCGTGATCATTCAGAGAGCAAAGTAATTATCACCGTCTCCGAAAATCTCTCAACAGATAAGAAAgtcaaaaaatgttttaaatccttcttcaaaacttcgATCATTTACACTTCTGCATCACTCCCTACTCATATAACGGCTTTGCTGCAGAGAGCAAGGACGGAGTTGGAGGATAGGgaatgttgtggggggggggggggggggggggggtggggggttgtctGGGGCGGTGAAGGGGTGGTTATGGGTTTGGAGTGTGAGAAATTGTAAGAAGACCCGGGAGTGCTATTTGTGCAATACCAAATGGCGTTGTCTTGGTGAATCGATAAGTGTATAAATCGCTGgaaatgttattattctttatcgCTTAAATAGTTTGAAGATGGTGTCTTCTtttgggaagggggttggggggcgagGTTGAGCTAGCGGTGGGAGGTTGCTGAAGGCCAGGCAGTTTTTGGGCAATGACTAATGGTTATGCCTTGGCGAATCGCCAAGCACATCGATGTAATTAATCATATCCGTGTTAAGTCTTTGCAACATTTTTGTCGCTCGCTGCCTGTAGACATTCTGACGGGTTATCAAGAATATCATTTTGAAACTAGGTGCATCTGGAGGTGCAAATAAACCTCAAAACGTTGAAGTGTTCTCTCTTTTTAATCGTAAGTGTTGGAATTCCCTTTTATTGTCGAACCGTTCTTTCTTATTATctggatattaaataaaaaaaatattcacaagacTTACAATTTCATCTCTTTCATTTCTGTTTCAGGAACCAAAGGCTGTTAGACTTATTGAATTAACCCAAAATATTACTGATGGTCTATCCCGTTATGGTGTAACAGAATCAGAACATTCACCTTCTaactatgtatacgtatatgcttACATGCCAGGGCAGAAATCTCAGCCGAGCTTCAAATAATTCAGTAATTCAACTAACTAGATTATTGTAATAAAGATAGGTGTTCAGTCAAGAGGCCCTGAAAATCTCGTTCCcaaaatgagttaatgaaatagTCGTTTCTGAAAGCAAAATTCAACCATACTGAAAACAGTCCAAATTCATACTACGTGGTCCCAAAATTTCCCTTTTACAGCTTGAAGTTGATTCTTTATCCCATCATCTCTTAATGAAACCAAACAATCAGATACCTGTTTAATTTGTGAATTGTCTATGACTTatggaaaaactttaaaaatatatgatcTTTTGACCTCTTGTTTTTCGCGTTATCATGCCAACCAATGGAGAGAAGTGGCATCTTGTATGTCCGCTACCCTAATATATAGTcctcagttttttttgtttttttttggggttttttttttttttttcttatgcaacTGAGTTTTAGATGCATATTTCTGCCATTAAGCTGAACAATTTTGCTAGAGATCAAGGTTTTCTGAGAGTACACTGTAGGTATCCTACTGTAACGAAAATTGAAGTCTCCCATCTTCATTTGAGGTGGTAAcaatagaaaaacattttttgagGATCTAAGTCAAGGAATATTAGGACAGGATATTTCCCGTACAATAATATGAACGGCACCAAATCTTATTTAGCACTTGGATGTTGAATATGGCTTTACTCAACTGTAAATTAGTCTAGCATTGTACACCAAATTTCTTTTTAGCACTTGGATATATTGAAGATCATTCAACTCAATATGAACTTAGGTTGGCATTgtactaagttaagtatatctagtttacccagaccactgaactaattgacagctctactagggctggccagaaggattagatcattttacctggctaggaacagttggttacctagcaacgtgacTTACAGCCTATTGtaaatccgaaccacattatatcgagaacggcgtcaatgaccttcgatgtcaggatgccagaaaacttccaatcattcattcattatatcgagaaatgagtttataatcaccagaaataaattcctctgattccatgttggcagagcgggtaaTCGGGCTCGCGACTACCTAATCGGTAGAAAACCACGCAATAATTTAGAGTATCGTACAGGTACCGAATTTTGCTCTCTGGTTATGTCTTAGGCCCATGTATAGATTATTTACGAAAATAACCCTTACGGACACAAGCCTAGTTTAATTTGGAAACGGCAACAATAACGACGATCCCATATATCTACAGGAAAAGATATACGAAACCTAATATCTATTATCCAAGAGATGTCCCTGTTCCTGAAAATCTATTAAGCTTTTTGATATAATGATGTCCATCTGGAAACCCTACGAGCTGCAATACCATTTCACAAGAGCACGGAACTGGCTATTGCGATATATCGTCGTAACGGTACAGACTTCCTTGTTTACCGCCTGCTTTGATACCGAGTAACCGTAAGGAGTTCATGGCGTCGCAAACATAATTAAGGATATACAAACAAGAGGGAGCTCAAGTTGATAATCCCCTGTTAGAATTCTTCGAATTCTGCAgaggtaaggctctctctctctctctctctctctctctctctctctctctctctctctctctctctctatgttatcCAGGTATGATCCGTGCTTTCTTTCTTACTAATTCTGAAAAGGTCCTTTGAAAAACCTTGTTCTCTCGTTCACTTGGTTTATGTGCAAAAAGGGTAAGattatttacctaaaatatacatttactgCTATTATCTAATCTTATTCAAGTTAAAGATAATCTCATCTTACCGTTAGTCACAAAGAATTCATGAAAAAGATTTTCATATAAAGAACACCAgatacctaaaataaaaataaaagatcggTCGAAATAATTGAAACCGACTGCACTGAGAACAGTACGCCTACGTATGCCTAGTACCTAAGAGGGACAATTTGAAAACTATAAAAGTTAATCCAGTACTAAGATGGCTTTAATCTCAAGTCTCTAACCGTCAGATGATACAGTTCGTTTCCCAACCTAACCAGCTACTATTGGGGATTTTGGGGTTAGGgattggggaggaggagggaacgtTGCTTTGTTGTTAAGttggaaaaaaagaattttatggtAATGCGAGCAAAGGGAAGAAATTATTGGACGTTATCTCCAGTAATTAAGTTACCAAGCTCAATCAGCCAGTTCGGAGGGCCTCTCTCCATAGTTTTctcctggaaaaaaataaattaaaacaaaaaggaattcGAGAGCGGAGAGAATTTCAGCAGCGAGAGAATAGGTCTTGATCTCAAGAGTCATTTATCTCCATAAAGACTCGAGTCTCTCATgaaacaaagaatgaaaagaatttatttttatgtctctTACATTCTCGAACTCATTTAGATTTCATTTTTCGCAAACTAAAAGCTACGCAAAACAATTTGATGCGTATCTTATGCAATATATTTAAGAATTTCGCAGCGTTTGAAAGGTCCCAGTCGATTCAGAAGACGCCAAAGGTACCAGAAATTCAATCAATGGGTAATCGCCATTTCATCAATACAATATTATGTTGCATGTAGGTGAATAAGAATTAATGACAGTAATAAGCTTTTCTGTGTTGCACGGCTGCTTATGACAAATTAATCAGATTTGCTGATGGCCTCATACATAAATTATCACTTTCATTAGATGCGAAAATTATTCCCATTCGCTCAGCGGATCACTAAATAAAACTCACCAGCTAATTCACTCGCCTATTAAACCTTGTCGCCAGCTAATTCAGGAGATGGTATCTCGGTATTAACGAAATACGTAGGGTTCATCGGGTTCATCAGGATCTTTGGGTTCATCATGTTctttaaataaaacaatagaaaGATCAGATCCGAGAAAATCTAGCAGCAATTGAGGTAGACAAAGGATGAAAGGAGTTGAAGTTAATTTCGAATTTCAACATTGAAATTGGGTTCCTTGAACTGAATGTTGAATTTGAGTGTCTTGAGTACTAAAAGCAATAATGGTGCACGAAACGATTTTGTCATGGtttatcattaaatattttggatttcatcaTTGCACCATGGTAATGGGTTTAGCGCAATTTGGTAGCATTTTTAAGGACGAAGCAGTTAGCGAGGGTCTTGCATGCCGGTGACATTATTGAAAACGGGCTGGAAAAGCGTCCGACTTTCGCGTGCTAATTGGCATTCTAGGTAAAAATGGTAAAGTACTTGATTGCTCGGGGAATGGAATGCATTtctgaatttaggccaaatgcctaGCGCTAGGATCTACGACGTCATTCAGTCCTGAAAAGgtaactgagagtagaaaggtctgaaaggcgtaaaagGAGGAATACCACAAAGAAGTTGCACTAATTAATAGaacagggtggaaaggaagatattAAGAAAGTTTATATGAAGGGAAGTACAGTTAAAGTTATGAAAGGAATTGCAGcttagggccgaagggacgctgcaaggaatctTGAGcaatgaggtgcactgtcggcaccaCCCCCTACTGAAACGGGTTAGTTGTTCCTTTTCTTTCCGTGTCCTTAGAAGTATTTCATTGATTATTGATTAAGATTAGGGGCAGGTACATAACGAGGGCACTGACGCTACACttaaattcctttattttgtttgcaAACTCATCATGATTTCAGTGCATGTTGATGCTCATGATAATGAAACTGCAATTGTTTCAATTTTCATTGCATTCACGTGCATAATATTGTTCTCTCGTTCAAGAATGCATCACCGAATCTAGGAACTTTTCATTGTCACGTTATTTATATGCTTGGAGTCATCTTCCTTCTTCAGTCGTCTTGTTGCTGATATTGTGAGATGTCAATTTCAGTTGTTAAATTAATTTGACTTGGAGGTAGTATCTCGTGTAAAATTtccattatatatagatatatatatatgatatatatatatatatatatatatatatatatatatatatatatatatatatatatatattggaattctCTCCGTCGAAATTGTCCCTTTATTTTAGAATGATATACTTTTCCTGATATCATTTTCATATCTTCATAGAATAGAT includes these proteins:
- the LOC135225250 gene encoding uncharacterized protein LOC135225250 — encoded protein: MTRYCPDYMVLVIYLNIQLCARREASVGMAPLPPKPHRPLPTLQSPLTHKIPFTYSPFPTRNLFHLPPTDRLTQPSPNLTKPHQPTTRNLLLLPPNLRPLTHLLTLTPNPQPLSPPTTYLQPATRSPTNSPHPTSNLFLPTSRPPQKPTGNPTHSQPCNTVIGTENECRRVNPSEKDIRWSSDRGSGGNF